One window of the Rhipicephalus sanguineus isolate Rsan-2018 chromosome 4, BIME_Rsan_1.4, whole genome shotgun sequence genome contains the following:
- the LOC119391772 gene encoding nucleolar and coiled-body phosphoprotein 1, translated as MRQWLAFKAPIPGWPQQPHSAPVVDTAGQPTQAQNIVAAALVSTAQAGIPKEPVDFPLPPGSDEEGDMDLSHTRKRNRDDDSSDEEQMALKKLPVPLSSPENHDEDKAKSSDLSAQSGGSTACPPTARSLDGASSATTASTSEAHEGAAQTAPTSLPPVESGGAATAEDSSSDTTALLARSTLTATQDLTASDGDDMEEDIEAEDCAAKRKGTKAAPPTAADFLKTAKARAPARKAKKRSKKVKKATRQQQAPATQGATDSPSSQPPYSPPAGAKAANSSKDTTPAAPPPPAEEYFKEVCSKAASRRARKLASAALPVDSAVVGTVLFKPSGPGALPRAPPG; from the coding sequence ATGAGGCAGTGGCTTGCATTTAAAGCCCCCATTCCGGGATGGCCACAACAGCCGCACTCTGCGCCAGTCGTCGACACGGCAGGCCAACCCACACAGGCTCAGAACATCGTGGCAGCAGCCCTGGTGTCCACGGCGCAAGCGGGCATCCCAAAGGAACCGGTGGACTTTCCCCTACCTCCTGGCTCCGACGAGGAAGGGGACATGGATCTGTCCCACACACGCAAAAGGAACCGCGACGATGACAGCAGCGACGAAGAACAGATGGCGCTGAAGAAGCTGCCAGTCCCTCTATCGAGTCCGGAGAACCATGATGAGGACAAGGCCAAGAGCAGTGACCTCTCGGCGCAAAGTGGAGGCTCCACGGCCTGCCCACCCACTGCCAGGAGCTTAGATGGTGCCTCATCTGCAACCACCGCTTCGACCAGCGAGGCCCACGAGGGTGCCGCTCAGACGGCACCGACTAGCCTCCCGCCCGTCGAATCAGGTGGTGCAGCTACAGCGGAGGACAGCAGCTCAGACACCACTGCCCTGCTGGCCAGATCCACCCTGACCGCTACGCAGGACCTTACTGCGTCCGATGGTGATGACAtggaggaggacatcgaggctgAAGACTGTGCTGCCAAGCGGAAAGGCACCAAGGCGGCCCCACCAACTGCGGCGGACTTCCTCAAGACTGCAAAAGCGAGAGCCCCGGCTCGAAAGGCCAAAAAGAGAAGTAAGAAGGTCAAGAAGGCGACTCGTCAACAGCAAGCACCTGCAACACAAGGTGCTACTGACAGCCCCTCCTCCCAGCCTCCCTACTCCCCTCCCGCCGGAGCCAAAGCtgcgaacagcagcaaagacacaacTCCCGCTGCCCCTCCCCCACCAGCCGAGGAATACTTCAAGGAGGTCTGCAGCAAGGCAGCTAGCCGCCGGGCCAGAAAACTCGCGTCTGCTGCACTGCCTGTGGACTCTGCAGTTGTCGGCACGGTGCTCTTCAAGCCATCTGGCCCAGGGGCTCTTCCCAGGGCTCCCCCCGGCTGA
- the LOC119391773 gene encoding uncharacterized protein LOC119391773, whose amino-acid sequence MVHPRAAARGSVQKLVLNGRPIPWSKEVTYLGLRIDHRLAWIPAVKTAITKAARVQSMVSRLLLRGRGCARKLALQLYHGTATAVIQYAVPLDQLSWRRKEQLEKQHRSAIRAFLGLPRCSPVAATLAEAQTSPVSLLMLRQALLHVDRLHRTPYGEALLRRIRDRPTSRMGSIWALYQELVPQPPTPVQPPPPHRRPPDISLRLGKLTKRRTPASQLQQAAVEKIHEQLSGHLLLYTDGSVYKSPPSAAAACAVPELGVRLQCRLPFPASSTAAELAGLNLAADHLAASLPTQPVAIVTDSRPALQALLQPDRAGITVILLLAKLQALKDCGVRLSMHWLPCHVGIAGNEEADAAAKDAHRIDIPVTTAIAASDFSRQRLLHLLKAAHPDQRVASGHPPRPLQETRFQWRELRLLLRLRTGSAWPAARKYSKGRCSSPDCSRCGSPEMFEHILCFCPALDSPRDTMKRSYRMQGLPHSTVDDLLFPSGYQSTALRAFLKFADDAGLETL is encoded by the coding sequence ATGGTCCACCCGAGAGCAGCGGCCAGGGGGAGCGTGCAGAAGCTGGTCCTCAACGGCCGACCCATCCCATGGAGTAAGGAGGTGACTTACCTGGGGCTCCGGATAGACCACCGCCTGGCCTGGATCCCTGCTGTCAAGACGGCTATAACCAAGGCGGCGCGGGTACAGTCCATGGTCAGCAGGCTCCTGCTGCGTGGAAGGGGCTGCGCTCGGAAGCTGGCCCTACAACTATATCACGGCACTGCCACAGCTGTCATCCAGTATGCTGTGCCCTTGGACCAGCTCTCATGGCGCCGAAAAGAACAGCTGGAGAAACAGCATCGCTCGGCCATCAGGGCGTTCCTGGGGCTCCCACGCTGTTCTCCAGTGGCTGCCACACTGGCAGAAGCACAGACCTCGCCAGTATCCCTGCTGATGCTGCGCCAGGCCCTGCTGCATGTCGACCGGCTGCACCGAACGCCATACGGAGAGGCTCTGCTGCGGCGCATCAGGGACCGGCCGACCTCCCGCATGGGGAGCATCTGGGCACTCTATCAAGAACTGGTCCCACAGCCCCCCACTCCAGTCCAGCCTCCACCTCCACATCGGCGACCGCCAGACATCAGCCTGCGCCTGGGGAAGCTGACAAAGAGACGCACTCCAGCCAGTCAACTCCAGCAGGCCGCAGTGGAGAAGATTCACGAGCAGCTGAGTGGCCACCTGCTGCTCTACACGGATGGCTCCGTCTACAAGAGTCCTCCTTCTGCTGCCGCTGCCTGCGCGGTTCCCGAGCTGGGGGTAAGGCTTCAGTGCCGCCTTCCGTTCCCAGCGAGCTCAACAGCAGCCGAACTGGCAGGACTCAATCTCGCAGCAGACCATCTTGCCGCCAGCCTCCCTACACAGCCGGTGGCCATCGTCACGGACTCCCGCCCAGCTCTACAGGCCCTGCTGCAGCCCGATCGAGCCGGCATCACGGTGATCCTGCTCCTCGCCAAACTCCAGGCCCTCAAGGACTGCGGGGTCAGACTGTCGATGCACTGGCTTCCATGCCACGTTGGGATAGCCGGCAACGAAGAAGCAGACGCCGCTGCCAAGGACGCGCACCGGATCGACATTCCAGTCACAACTGCTATAGCGGCCTCTGACTTCTCCCGTCAACGGCTGCTGCACCTGCTCAAGGCGGCCCACCCGGACCAACGAGTAGCAAGTGGTCACCCTCCCCGGCCACTACAGGAGACCAGATTCCAGTGGCGAGagctgaggctgctgctgcggctccGAACCGGAAGCGCATGGCCTGCTGCACGCAAGTACAGCAAGGGCCGCTGTTCCTCGCCGGACTGTAGCAGATGTGGGTCCCCTGAGATGTTCGAGCACATCCTGTGcttctgcccagccctggatagCCCGCGAGACACCATGAAGAGGTCCTACCGCATGCAGGGCCTACCCCACTCCACCGTTGACGATCTCCTGTTCCCGTCTGGATACCAGTCCACCGCGCTGCGAGCTTTTCTGAAGTTTGCTGATGATGCCGGTCTAGAGACCTTGTGA